The Candidatus Limnocylindrales bacterium region TATCCAGACCTGCGGGAAATCCGCGACGGAATCGCGGCAGGCGCGAGAACAGCTGGCCGGGCGTCGCGGGTCCGGCAAGCACGTGAAAGTAACCCTGCTTGCGGCCGCTCAGGTAGAACGGCTTCACGCCGAGCCCGATGTGCTTGACCGAGCTCGCGAGCACCAGCGTGTAATGGTTCCACGGAAGCGCTTCCCCGTCGCATTCGGCCTTGCCGCCGATTTTCGGAACGATGCGCTCGATGAGCTTGCCGCCTCGCAGCCACGAGATGCCGCAGCGAACCAGAATCGCCGCCGCGCTCGCGGGCCCCGGATTGGAGCCTTCGTAGTACTCTTCGAGGAAATGCGTGATCAGGCCGGCGCCGACGATGCTGCCGTAGATCGTTCCGTTGACGCGCAGCAGCGGACGCGCAGACGTCACGAATTCGCGACGCGCGCGGTAGCCGGACATGACCTTGCCGAGGAACGCTTCGGGGCGCACGGGGCCGCCGATTGATCTCGACACGTTGTTGATGGTACCGCCGCGCAGCGCGACGAACTCGGGCAGGTGATCCTCGCCCCACACGCGAACTGCGCCCGAGATCGCGTGGCACAGCGAGCCGTCGCCGCCGCTGACGGCCAGCACCTTGAACCCGCGCGCATGGAACCGGTGCAGCGTCTGCTCGAGCGATTCGAGATCCGGCGTCGCAACCACCTCGCCGTCGGCGCCGACGACCGCCGCAAGATGCGAAGTGATCTCCGGGTGGGCCCGATTGCCGGACGCACGGGGATTGACGATGACGCCGATGCCGGGCATCGGCGTCTCAGCTGCCGCGCGCCGCGAGCTGTCCGCAGGCCGCCTGGATGTCGCGGCCGCGACTGGCACGAACCGTGGTGTGGATGCCCGACGCCAGCACGCGTTCCTGGAACGCGAGCACGCGCTCGTCGTCCGGCCGCCGGTACTCGCAGCCGTCCCATTCGTTGAACGGAATGAGGTTGAGCTTGACGGGCAGGCCCGCCAGCAGCCGCACGATCGCATCGGCGGCCGCAAGGTTGTCGTTGATGCCGGCCAGCAGCGTGTACTCGAACGTGATGCGCTTGCGGCGCGGAAGCTCGAGGCGGCGGCACGCGCCGATCAGCTCGGACAGCGGGTAGCGCCGATTGATCGGCATCAGCCCGTCGCGCACGTCGTCGATGGCCGAACCGAGCGAGATCGCGATGTGCACGTCGGTCTCGCGCACGAGCCGTTCGAGCTGCGGCACCAGGCCGACGGTCGAAACCGTGATACGGCGCGGCGAGATGCCGAGACCCCACGGCGACGTCATGATCTCCAGCGCGCGCACGAGGCGGTCGTAATTGGCGAGCGGCTCGCCCATTCCCATGAACACGTAGTTGGTCAGCAGCTCGGGCGCGGCGACTTCGCGTCCCATCATCACCTGTCCGACGATCTCGAACGGCTCGAGGTTGCGCACCAGGCCGAGGCGCGCCGTCGCGCAGTATCCGCAGCCGAGCGCACAGCCGACCTGGCTCGAGATGCACAGCGTGGTGCGCTGGTCGCGCGGAATGACCACGCTTTCGACGACGCGCTCGTCGGCGAGGCCGACGAGCAGCTTGCGCGTGCCGTCGTTCGACTCGCGCAGCAGCGCGCGCGACGGCCGCGATACGTCGAAATCCTCCTCGAGCGCGCTGCGCAGCACCGCCGGCAGGTTGTGCATGTCGGCGACGTCGCACGGCGGCCGGTTGTAGAGCCAGCCGGCAAGCTGCGACGCGCGGTACGCCGGAAAGCCCCGGGCCTCGCACCACTGGCCGATCTCTTCGAGCGTCAGCGAGCGGATGTTCGTGCGGCGCGTTGCCTGGACAGCTCGTTTCGCAGTTTCGGGCACGACTCCTTGCGGAGTTCCCTGCGCAGCGCGCGGCGCCGGGCGATCGGGCAGCGGATCACGCACGAAGTCCTCGCTGGCTGCGGGCTCGGGCTTTTCCGTTGCCGTCATGTCGGGTGCCGCGCGGATCGCAGCCTCAGCGCCCCTGGATTTCGAGCGCGTTGAAGAAGTAACCGATCTCGAACGCCGCTGTCTCGGGCGCATCGGACCCGTGGGCCGCATTGCG contains the following coding sequences:
- a CDS encoding diacylglycerol kinase family protein; translation: MPGIGVIVNPRASGNRAHPEITSHLAAVVGADGEVVATPDLESLEQTLHRFHARGFKVLAVSGGDGSLCHAISGAVRVWGEDHLPEFVALRGGTINNVSRSIGGPVRPEAFLGKVMSGYRARREFVTSARPLLRVNGTIYGSIVGAGLITHFLEEYYEGSNPGPASAAAILVRCGISWLRGGKLIERIVPKIGGKAECDGEALPWNHYTLVLASSVKHIGLGVKPFYLSGRKQGYFHVLAGPATPGQLFSRLPRFRRGFPAGLDTLYDNIARSVRIEFDEPQSFTVDGELFPSVPVLSIEAGPAVRFVRG
- the rlmN gene encoding 23S rRNA (adenine(2503)-C(2))-methyltransferase RlmN, which produces MTATEKPEPAASEDFVRDPLPDRPAPRAAQGTPQGVVPETAKRAVQATRRTNIRSLTLEEIGQWCEARGFPAYRASQLAGWLYNRPPCDVADMHNLPAVLRSALEEDFDVSRPSRALLRESNDGTRKLLVGLADERVVESVVIPRDQRTTLCISSQVGCALGCGYCATARLGLVRNLEPFEIVGQVMMGREVAAPELLTNYVFMGMGEPLANYDRLVRALEIMTSPWGLGISPRRITVSTVGLVPQLERLVRETDVHIAISLGSAIDDVRDGLMPINRRYPLSELIGACRRLELPRRKRITFEYTLLAGINDNLAAADAIVRLLAGLPVKLNLIPFNEWDGCEYRRPDDERVLAFQERVLASGIHTTVRASRGRDIQAACGQLAARGS